TTTGCATTTCCAGCAGTGATGGCCACTACGACCTGCTCCAAGATCGTGTCAGGTCGATGCAAAAACGAAATCGTTTATAGAGACGATAGATCTTGCATTcacagctactccctccggttagGACAATTTGACGTTTTCGAGGTCATTTTCAGTCTCTGAAACGACAGAAAATTCTGTCCGGAGGGAGCATCTTATTCTTCTAGCTCGATGTAGCCGCTTTTGTTGTCTTCCTCAGAATTTTTGCAGCAACAGCAGGTGCTATCTTCACCACAAGTGCCAAATAGTTCAGGCAAGTTAGGCTCTGTTCGTTCCAGGGTGATAGAGGAGATTGagtctcgtttttcacgcgcacgtttttcaaactactaaatagtgcgttttttgcaaaaaatttctataggaaagttgctttaaaaaaatcatattaatccatttttgaaatttaaaatagttaatacttaattaatcatgagctaatggctcacctcattttgcgtatcttcccaatcttcttaatccccttccctcaaacacacccttagagaAGCAAGCTTGTAACAATGTAATCCATCGTGTTCAAGAGCTTTTCACTTTAAAACACTCTTCAATTGGTAGCAAGCACCTCGTGAAATTAGTTGATTGAGTATATCACCCTACTTACACTCTCTTTTCTTGCTATCCCTCCCAAACATTTAGATGCTGAACAAATCCGCGCCTCTAAAATGAAGGAAATTTAGATGAACTGAAAGTCATAAAAAACCATAAAATAATCTATACGTTTCAAAGGAACCGCGTCTCTAAAATGAAGGAAATTTAGACGAACTAAAAGTCATAAAAAACCATAAAATAATCTATGCATTTCAAAGAAATCCTTGGACTGAAAAATGTCGGATATGTCGCATTTCAACCCAACGTATCCAAAATCCGTGGATCTAGCAGCAAAGATCCAAGCACTCACGTTAGAGTGCCGTGAAAAACACCGATAAATCCATGCCAAACTCCCTAATTCATTGCACATTCGAGTGGCCGAACGGTACACTCTACAGGTGGGCCCCGCTCGCCCTCTCCCTGCCCAACCACAGCCATACACGTGTCCACCCTCCCGCCCGCTTCCTTCCTCCGCTCTCTCCCCAGCCGCACGAGTCCTCCACCACATCCCCACCCTCCATCCCTCCCCCGCACGAATCTCCGCGCGGATCCGACGGCCGGATCCCCGCCTCGCCGGCCATCATCAAGTCCACTCGACCTCCTCCGATCTCGAAGCTCCACGAagcccaccacctcctcctcctccaccaccaccaatggCGACCATGGCCGTGATCCGCCTCGCGCTCCCGGCGAtcccggcggccgcgtcgtcgtcgtcggggtgcAGTGTGaggacgcgcgcgcgggggcgtgTGGTGCGGATGCGGGTGAGGTGCCGCGCTGTGGGGAGCGAGggtggggaaggggagggggagggggagggggagggggaggaggcgccggaGTCGCTGTTCGCAAAGGAGCTGATGCGGAGGGGGATggcgtcgggggcggcggcggcgggcgccggggagaaggaggtgggggcggaggagggcgggaggaagcgggtggcggcggcggagttcgAGCGGGCGGCCGCCGGGGCGGATGGGCAGCGGGCGAGGTCCATGGCTCTCAACAGCGAGGGCCTCGAGGTTCGCgcccaatctctctctctcacacacgcacacaccgATTAACTTGCTGGATTCCATACTTGATTTGGCGATGATCAGAAAATGCATTCTAATTTTGTTTACTCCCAAGTGAAAATCGTTGGTGAAGTGTTGTCCTAGCTGTGGATTGGTAATTTGGTAGTACTCCGTAACTGGAAATTGCACAGTGTTTTCTTTTCTGTATTTGGAGTACTGAGGAGAAAAGAAATGAAACTAGTTGAGGATGAATCTTGCTTGACTCTTTTGGTCATAGTTGCTTGGATAATTTGACCAAGGAAGATGGTAATCGAGGAAAGCTGTAAATGATTCTGGTTTAGTATCAGGTTGACAAGCACAAGTGTCAAAATGGAACAGGAAGGGAGAGATGCACTGGCCATTAAATTTCTGAATGATGTTTCTTTGGCGCTAGGCAATGAACATAATTGTGGCTCAATCGAGATTGGTCTTTGTTCAATTGTTCTTTGGCATGAATATTTTGTCAGACATTTAAATGTCGCGTGATGCAAGTGATATACctaaatagaaaagtaataggTGATTCACTGGTAgcattgatttattttgtgttccaaataatcgtactccctccgtttcaggttataagatattttgactttggtcaaaatcaaactgcttcaagtttgactaagcttatagacaaatatagtagtatttgtattaccaaattagttttattaaattaataattaaatatatttttataataaatttatcttgggtcgaaaatattactattttttttataaacttggttaaacttaaagcagtttgactttgaccaaagttaaaacatcatataatctgaaacggagggagtacttacatTTGTATAGTAAACAGTCATGATTTATGGCTGCTGGCCGCTGGGTTATTTAACCATTCTCAGTGATATATGAGAATGAGATAATCAACAAGCTATTGCCTTTAACGTagtaatttatttcttttcaggGTCTTGTTCCACGGGCAAAGTTGCTGTTGTCACTTGGCAGTACATTTTTTCTGGGATTTGCCCCTTTGATTCTTGTCACGGTTTCTCTGTTTGCTGTTCTTTATGTGGTAAGTTCTTTAATTTCTTTCCCGTGCTCTTGCTGGACAGAAAGTGCTTTGATCCTATTTCACATGTATGGCAACAAACA
The nucleotide sequence above comes from Oryza glaberrima chromosome 11, OglaRS2, whole genome shotgun sequence. Encoded proteins:
- the LOC127754043 gene encoding uncharacterized protein LOC127754043; protein product: MATMAVIRLALPAIPAAASSSSGCSVRTRARGRVVRMRVRCRAVGSEGGEGEGEGEGEGEEAPESLFAKELMRRGMASGAAAAGAGEKEVGAEEGGRKRVAAAEFERAAAGADGQRARSMALNSEGLEGLVPRAKLLLSLGSTFFLGFAPLILVTVSLFAVLYVYFGPSFVHDASKTPVSPPPYIDPYELLEDERLSRPSPDVF